TCCTAAAGATAGTTTGCTGTTTTCAAGCCGGTACGATGTGCTGCCAAACAAAACAGGATCTCCAAATGATACGTTTTCGGTAGAACTTCCGTATTCAAATAATGCGCTTCATTTTTCTTTTGCATCTTTGTTCTTTGATGATGCCGAAGCTACGACTTATGAATATTGGCTGGAAGGTTTTGAACCAGAATGGTCAGATTACAGCATTCAGACCGAAAAAGAATATACCAATCTGCCTGAAAACGAATATGTTTTTCATGTAAGGGCAAAAAATATTTATGGTGTAGTAAGCGAAGAAGCCGTTTTTAGGTTTGAAGTTTTACCGCCTTGGTATAGAACTATTTGGGCTTATATTTTGTATTTTATATTGTATGGCGTTGTGATTTATTCGGTAATAAAATATCAGAAGTCAGTTGCAGAACGTCAGCGTCAGCAATTAATTCTGAATCAGGAAAAAGAACTGCTTAGAAGCCGTGCAGAACTTAATGAGCAGAAACTGACACTGGAACAGGAGAATATGAATATTATGCGTGAAAACCTCGAATCAACTATTAATCTTAAAAATGCAAAAGTTGCTTCGAGTACGGTGAATTTGATTCATTTAAACGAAATCCTGCTTTCTATAAAAGATTTAATTACACAAATTGACAAGAAAAACGATCCGAATGTCAACTTTAGTTTATTGGCCAAAATCAATAAATTAATTGATCATGAGCTGCAGGGAGATAAACAATGGAATGAGTTTGAGGAAATCTTCAATCAGCTTCATGATAATTTTATGCAGCGTTTAAAATCTACTTATCCAGAATTGACTCCACGCGATATGAGATTGTGTGCGTATCTGCGGATGAACTTCAATACAAAAGAAATTGCACCGCTTTTAGGAATTTCTGTTCGAGGAGTGGAAGATACCCGATATCGTATTCGTAAAAAATTACAACTTCCATCTGATACGAACATAACTGAATTCATTCTTAATTTTTAATTTTTTATTGTGAAGTAAAATCTTAAGTGGTTCTACTGGGATTTCACGGTCTATTGCGGTAATTTTTTTCAAACACCGTAGTCAAACCGTACTCAAAAATGTAAGTCTAGCCTGATTTATTTGTTAATATTGTCCTTCAATTCGGCAAAATAATAAGCTATTATTTACAAATAGCCAATTACGATGCCAAAGCACTTTACTAACAAAAAACTAAAAAGAATGAATCAAAAAGACTCTTTTTTCGGCCGACCACCGAAAGACAATTACTATTTATTTAAAAGATTTTGTGTAGCTGCTTTGTTCCTGCTGCTGCCCTTTATCAAACTTCAGGCACAGTGTAATACACTGGTTTGGTCTGACGAATTTAACGGCACGACTGTCGATTTAACCAAATGGCAGAGCATTTCTGGAAACGGATGTCCGTCGCTTTGCGGATTTGGAAATGCTGAGGCTCAGCGTTACGATCCAAATCAAGCTACAATTGTGAAAGAAGGCACAAACAGTTACTTGAATATTGAGGCTAAATATCAGCCTAGCTCACAATTTCCAGATCAGCCGTATGCTTCTTCAAAATTAACTACAGAAGGAAAATATTCTTTAAAATACGGAAGAATTGAAGCTCGTATGAAGCTATCCAATGCGCAAGGTGCATGGCCTGCATTTTGGATGCTTCCAGTAGGAGGTGGCTGGCCATATACAGGTGAAATTGATATTATGGAAGCCAAACACAGAAACCCAAAATCAGTAGATGGAACAATTCATTACGATGGAGGCGGTTATCAGTTTACAGGCAGAAGCTATAGTTCTGCAGTAGATTTATCAGCTGATTTCCATGTGTATGCTGTAGAATGGGGGCCAAATATTATAAAATGGTTTATTGATGGAAATTTATTTCATACGGCAACTCCAAACACAACGGTAAACGGAGGATGGCCTTTTAACGATAATAACTTTTACATCATTTTAAATTTGGCTGTTGGTAGCTACGGAACGCCATATACCAGAGTAAACGGTGTTGGAGTAGAGCCAGTTCCAGCCGATTTCCCAGCGAAATTACAAGTCGATTATGTACGTGTTTATGACGGAAGTTTTAAATATGCAGTAACGGGAGATAACAAAGTATATCAAAACGAAACCAGCAAAACATATTCTATAAATGCAGTGGCAGGAGCCTCTTACAACTGGACCGTTCCTGCGGGTGCTACAATAGCTTCTGGACAAGGAACAAATGCGATCACAGTAAACTGGGGAACAGCAGGAGGAGATGTTTCCGTTGTTACAACAGTTTCTGGATGTGCTGCTAATACGTATAAATTGGCTGTAACTACAGAACCTGCTTTACCAGTAGAAAAAATACATGACGATTTTCAGACCAATAGAAATGTACTGTATCCGGTAAAAACAGGTGTTTTAACAGAAGCAGTTGCAAATCCATCTGCTACAGGAATCAACACATCTGCGCAAGTGGGAAGATATGTTCGTAATTCAACAGAATTGTATGATGTTTTAAACATTAGAAATCTTACTATTACGAATGCCAATGATTATGTTTACGGAAGAAAAAGACTTTCGTTTGATATTTATACATCGGCTCCAGTTGGGACAAAAATTTCAATGCAGTTAGAAAACAGTAACGTAACGACTGCAACTAATTATCCATCAGGAAGACATAGTGGTTTTAAAGCTACGACAACTGTTCAGAACAAATGGGAAACCATCGAATTTGAATTTGAAAAAATCATCGATCCCAATACAAGTGCTTTATCTATCAACAATGTGGTATTGCTTTTTGAATCAAATTCTAATTCAGGAGCGACTTATTATTTCGATAATCTGCTGACAAAAGCAGCGCCAGAAAAACCAATTATTGCTACAGATGTTCTTCAGAATTATGATGGAATTAATAAAATCATCAAAGGAACTACTACTGGAACGTATTCTGTTGTAGCAAATCCGGGATCAAATTCGGTGAATTCGTCTGCTAATGTGGCGAGATATGTTCGTAATGTAACGGAGCAGTACGATGTACTTTTCTTCAATACCCAAAGCACAATCGAAGATGCAGGTTTATTGAAAAATCAGACGAATAAAATCATGATCGATGTGTATACTTCGGCACCAATTGGAACCGTCGTAAGTCTGAATTTAGAAAATAGTGCTACTTCGCTTCCAGCTAATTATCCAACAGGAAGAAACAGTAATTACGTTGCCATTACAACAAAGCAAAACCAATGGGAAACATTGACGTTCTACTACAATTCAAGTCCAGATGCAGG
This is a stretch of genomic DNA from Flavobacterium endoglycinae. It encodes these proteins:
- a CDS encoding family 16 glycosylhydrolase; amino-acid sequence: MNQKDSFFGRPPKDNYYLFKRFCVAALFLLLPFIKLQAQCNTLVWSDEFNGTTVDLTKWQSISGNGCPSLCGFGNAEAQRYDPNQATIVKEGTNSYLNIEAKYQPSSQFPDQPYASSKLTTEGKYSLKYGRIEARMKLSNAQGAWPAFWMLPVGGGWPYTGEIDIMEAKHRNPKSVDGTIHYDGGGYQFTGRSYSSAVDLSADFHVYAVEWGPNIIKWFIDGNLFHTATPNTTVNGGWPFNDNNFYIILNLAVGSYGTPYTRVNGVGVEPVPADFPAKLQVDYVRVYDGSFKYAVTGDNKVYQNETSKTYSINAVAGASYNWTVPAGATIASGQGTNAITVNWGTAGGDVSVVTTVSGCAANTYKLAVTTEPALPVEKIHDDFQTNRNVLYPVKTGVLTEAVANPSATGINTSAQVGRYVRNSTELYDVLNIRNLTITNANDYVYGRKRLSFDIYTSAPVGTKISMQLENSNVTTATNYPSGRHSGFKATTTVQNKWETIEFEFEKIIDPNTSALSINNVVLLFESNSNSGATYYFDNLLTKAAPEKPIIATDVLQNYDGINKIIKGTTTGTYSVVANPGSNSVNSSANVARYVRNVTEQYDVLFFNTQSTIEDAGLLKNQTNKIMIDVYTSAPIGTVVSLNLENSATSLPANYPTGRNSNYVAITTKQNQWETLTFYYNSSPDAGTSNLAVNQMVLLFNSGSYTNDTYYFDNIRIGSTKLPDTFTPGVVYEDYQNTHNITFRDAIGTYTANTANPSATGINTSSNVGRYVRKSTELYDNFSFNTTLTNIGDFKGGVKKFAMDVYTSAPVGSIISWQAESSASIPSNYPVGRHSIYQGVVKQTNTWHTVTFTYVSAPDASTLDSEVNRFVFLFEPGTNSGNTYYFDNLRALNLVSTENPNTLPAPWTSTDLGAVTPAGEAAHSNGIFTIKGAGNDIWETSDQFQFVNQPITGDAEIIAKVNSLTNTNTYAKAGVMFRETLTPTSKHATTDASAAAGIEFLTRDTTSGITAAEVVTGVAPKWVRVVRSGNVFTSYASDNGTTWTQIGTPRTIAMANTIYAGMAVTSHANGTLTTGVFSDVIVRNITPNPNVNLALSKTATASTEENSTLSASKATDGNAATTRWASSFANATEWIYVDLGSNYNLNRVVLKWEAAYATQYKVQLSTDNVFTENETISTQTASDGGTDDLTVSGTGRYLRVLCTTKALAPYGYSLYEIEAYGSASAAKKALTVVEEPQTEEKVFAVYPNPAGNYIQVSSPEKLDHKVISIYDNSGTLMLENKTQDNESVIDISRLTKGIYILNFKSDQKSWTKKLIKK